In one Candidatus Nitronereus thalassa genomic region, the following are encoded:
- a CDS encoding FAD-binding and (Fe-S)-binding domain-containing protein, with translation MDLVIPQKVSTIGADLRRLMGHDKVKDDFPTLRAYAVDASIYRMTPQVVVLPDGEADIERVMDYAVRRSIPLTTRAAGTNLTGSAVGSGIILDVSRLNRVLELNRDEKWARVQPGIILNELNKQLSSAGLMFGPDPSSGDMCKLGGMLANNSSGPHTLRYGSVKDNVLSMRVCLESGGWLNAGVEALESAQCRQTFEQFTALESVVHLVRDHRELIHAKRPRVSKNSAGYNLFDVATGIDQGVVDFPKLFVGSEGTLGVFSEATIQLVDRPHATVTGMIHFQHLEEMGEAVHHLLKLDPLALEVMDANTLDLIGRAQYHIPEDSAATLLIEFDQGGDHGGIAQLKEVCRRFRLASDPVIATDPEHQQNLWKARKALYPTLYRYNAKKKPINYVDDVVVSADRLGELIRYLNDVFGKAHVPLAIFGHIGNGNAHILPLLDVNDENDFQRMVDTYYEVHRTILEQFGGSICGEHGDGRIRAEMVKRMFGEELYGLFVKVKQALDPAGVLNPGVKISETPFTEHIDFERLSKPCATCAKCNSVCPVYDVFQSEDMSSRGWFEIVTAPDYSYLNSKRVVEACLNCKSCRTICPADVDVSELILQRRAEHPNKLAGKIFGLHAQQAKFEKLIKLAAKTQDLWDRPVIRRIMDALSRPFLKQLAENARFPWNMKLPRLAKTLLRERHRELCVVPPSSSLQKEKKVAYFHGCAANYFEDGVGDAVIQVMKRYGVTPDLPPQRCSGTPIETYGHRALAKEGARENLKNFDGYETVVTGCASCTLALKDYEKWFKGEPEEETATRLAKKVKHISEFALDQETVRPSSKKSSVPQKVTYHSSCHLRAAGVTKQPRQLLTNLPGVDYVEMQDADRCAGGAGTYIVKDYTTSQKIFQRKKTAIHQSQAEVVATSCPACMIQLKNGLPAKTAVKHIAQVLLENMDETESG, from the coding sequence ATGGACTTAGTGATCCCCCAAAAAGTATCAACCATCGGTGCTGATCTTCGGCGTCTGATGGGCCATGACAAAGTAAAAGACGATTTTCCGACACTGCGCGCCTATGCCGTGGATGCCAGTATTTATCGGATGACGCCGCAAGTTGTGGTGTTGCCGGATGGCGAAGCGGATATCGAACGGGTCATGGATTATGCGGTGCGGAGGAGTATTCCTTTAACGACACGCGCCGCTGGGACCAACCTCACCGGCTCAGCCGTTGGGTCCGGCATCATTCTGGATGTATCCCGCCTTAATCGTGTGCTGGAACTCAATCGAGATGAAAAATGGGCGCGTGTTCAACCGGGAATTATCCTCAATGAACTCAATAAACAATTATCTTCTGCGGGTCTTATGTTCGGTCCGGACCCTTCCAGTGGCGACATGTGCAAGCTCGGTGGCATGTTGGCCAATAATTCGTCAGGCCCTCATACGCTGCGCTATGGCTCGGTGAAGGACAATGTGTTGTCCATGCGCGTGTGTCTCGAATCAGGCGGATGGCTCAATGCTGGGGTTGAAGCACTGGAGAGTGCGCAATGTCGTCAGACCTTTGAGCAGTTCACCGCGCTCGAATCTGTGGTCCATTTGGTGCGCGATCATCGTGAACTCATTCATGCTAAGAGGCCGCGCGTTAGTAAAAATAGCGCGGGTTACAACTTGTTCGATGTGGCTACTGGGATAGACCAAGGGGTCGTGGACTTCCCAAAATTGTTTGTGGGAAGCGAAGGTACGTTGGGCGTGTTTAGCGAAGCCACTATTCAGCTGGTCGATCGACCTCACGCCACCGTGACGGGGATGATCCATTTTCAGCATCTCGAAGAGATGGGAGAAGCCGTTCACCATTTATTAAAGCTTGATCCTTTGGCCTTGGAAGTGATGGATGCCAATACGCTTGATTTGATTGGACGGGCGCAATACCACATCCCCGAAGACTCGGCCGCCACGTTGTTGATTGAGTTTGACCAAGGCGGCGATCATGGAGGCATTGCGCAATTGAAAGAAGTGTGCCGACGGTTCCGATTGGCATCCGATCCCGTCATTGCCACCGACCCTGAACACCAACAAAATTTATGGAAAGCGCGAAAAGCCCTCTATCCTACCTTGTATCGATATAACGCGAAGAAAAAGCCTATTAACTATGTGGATGATGTCGTGGTCTCTGCTGACCGGCTGGGGGAGTTGATTCGTTATTTGAATGACGTATTTGGAAAGGCGCATGTGCCCTTGGCCATCTTTGGCCATATCGGCAATGGCAATGCCCATATTCTTCCCTTGCTCGATGTCAATGACGAGAATGATTTTCAGCGAATGGTGGACACCTATTACGAAGTTCATCGGACTATTCTTGAGCAATTTGGCGGGTCGATTTGTGGTGAACATGGAGATGGTCGGATTCGGGCTGAAATGGTCAAGCGCATGTTCGGTGAAGAGTTGTACGGATTGTTCGTGAAGGTGAAACAGGCGTTGGATCCAGCAGGGGTGCTCAACCCTGGCGTGAAAATTAGCGAGACGCCGTTTACCGAACATATCGACTTCGAGCGGCTAAGCAAACCCTGTGCGACCTGTGCGAAATGCAATTCGGTCTGTCCGGTGTACGATGTGTTTCAATCCGAAGACATGAGTTCTCGGGGATGGTTTGAAATTGTCACGGCGCCGGACTATAGCTATTTAAATTCCAAGCGTGTGGTCGAGGCATGTTTGAATTGCAAGTCATGCCGAACCATTTGTCCGGCGGACGTGGATGTGTCGGAACTTATTCTTCAGCGACGAGCCGAGCATCCTAATAAACTGGCTGGGAAAATTTTTGGTTTGCATGCCCAACAAGCGAAGTTTGAAAAGCTGATTAAATTAGCCGCGAAGACGCAAGACTTGTGGGATCGTCCCGTGATTCGTCGAATTATGGATGCCCTTTCGCGCCCCTTTCTCAAACAATTGGCGGAAAATGCACGATTCCCCTGGAATATGAAATTGCCTCGGTTGGCCAAAACACTTCTGCGTGAGCGACATCGAGAGTTGTGCGTGGTGCCTCCCTCCTCGTCTCTACAAAAGGAGAAAAAAGTCGCCTACTTTCACGGATGCGCGGCGAACTATTTTGAGGATGGCGTAGGCGATGCCGTGATTCAGGTGATGAAGCGATATGGGGTCACTCCGGATTTGCCGCCGCAGCGGTGTTCCGGCACGCCGATTGAAACTTATGGGCATCGAGCCTTGGCGAAAGAAGGCGCGCGCGAAAACCTCAAAAACTTCGATGGGTATGAAACGGTGGTGACCGGTTGCGCTTCTTGTACCTTAGCGTTGAAGGACTATGAAAAATGGTTCAAGGGTGAGCCCGAAGAAGAAACGGCTACGCGGTTAGCCAAGAAGGTCAAGCATATCTCGGAATTTGCCTTAGACCAGGAAACGGTCCGGCCTAGTTCCAAGAAAAGCTCCGTTCCCCAAAAAGTGACCTACCATTCTTCCTGTCATCTTCGCGCGGCAGGTGTCACGAAGCAGCCGAGGCAGCTGCTGACTAATTTGCCGGGTGTGGACTATGTGGAGATGCAGGATGCCGACCGGTGTGCCGGCGGTGCCGGGACCTATATTGTGAAGGATTACACGACGTCCCAAAAAATCTTTCAACGAAAAAAAACCGCCATTCATCAGAGCCAAGCCGAGGTGGTGGCCACGAGTTGCCCGGCCTGCATGATTCAACTCAAAAACGGCTTGCCTGCAAAGACCGCCGTGAAGCATATTGCTCAAGTGCTGTTGGAAAACATGGACGAAACCGAATCGGGATAA
- the scpB gene encoding SMC-Scp complex subunit ScpB, which yields MDTTEQDLKIEAVPEDMVVTEAMGLVPESSSSTDEVSPVGSDTETASLDEQELKGIIESLLYVSHEPLTVDKITTVLAGPPKVVVHNAIRALQQDYGQEGRGLHIVEVAGGFSMVTRPDCSPWITRLQKVKASAKVSRSAMETLAIIAYKQPIVRAEIEQIRGVETSGVLRTLLDQKLIRMVGRKDIPGRPIMYGTSKVFLERFGLRDLRDLPPLREFKDLGQGETPDLFSEDTMAMLDEGDSAEGEEDLLEQDVIEEPAAVQEEA from the coding sequence ATGGATACCACTGAACAGGACCTCAAGATAGAAGCTGTGCCCGAGGATATGGTGGTCACGGAAGCCATGGGCTTAGTCCCTGAATCATCGTCATCCACAGACGAGGTTTCACCAGTTGGGAGCGACACCGAGACCGCTTCATTAGATGAGCAGGAATTAAAAGGCATTATTGAGTCCTTGCTCTATGTCTCCCATGAGCCGTTAACCGTGGATAAAATTACGACGGTGTTGGCTGGGCCTCCAAAGGTCGTCGTGCATAATGCCATACGTGCCTTGCAACAGGATTATGGTCAAGAGGGGAGAGGGTTGCACATTGTCGAAGTGGCTGGGGGATTTTCCATGGTCACGCGTCCAGATTGTTCGCCCTGGATTACACGACTTCAGAAAGTCAAAGCTTCCGCCAAGGTATCTCGTTCCGCAATGGAGACATTGGCAATTATTGCCTATAAGCAGCCGATCGTGCGCGCGGAAATCGAACAAATCCGTGGTGTAGAAACTTCCGGAGTGCTTCGCACCTTATTGGATCAAAAATTGATTCGCATGGTGGGACGAAAGGACATTCCCGGTCGGCCCATTATGTACGGGACGAGTAAAGTATTTCTTGAACGGTTTGGTCTGCGCGATCTCCGTGATCTTCCACCGCTTCGTGAGTTCAAAGATTTGGGACAAGGCGAAACTCCTGATCTATTCAGCGAAGATACCATGGCCATGCTGGATGAGGGTGACTCTGCGGAGGGCGAAGAAGATCTCCTGGAACAAGATGTCATTGAGGAACCTGCTGCGGTTCAAGAAGAAGCTTAG
- a CDS encoding NAD(+)/NADH kinase has product MTIIGILTKPQFPELESVLQDLVQWLREKNKKVVLGSSAAALLNEEISHGDQALASQAELVIVLGGDGTMLNAARLVEPRSTPILGVNMGGLGFLTEVNVEEMFESLEKVFAQQFQLDTRLRLEARIAHLKGEDEQCTALNDIVVSKGDIGRMIKTHIQIDKQFVTHLRGDGVIVASPTGSTAYSMSSGGPILDPSLETLLLTPISPHTLTHRPLLVPSHVSLEITLTSDDEVRVLFDGQIAFTMNHGDSIIISASPHRTRLIRFPDRTYYDVLRNKLKWGNG; this is encoded by the coding sequence TTGACCATAATCGGTATTCTCACTAAACCGCAGTTCCCAGAATTGGAGTCCGTTTTACAGGATTTGGTCCAATGGCTCCGGGAAAAAAATAAGAAAGTCGTATTGGGTTCCTCAGCCGCTGCTTTGCTCAATGAAGAAATTTCTCATGGAGATCAAGCACTTGCATCGCAAGCGGAACTGGTGATTGTTCTCGGGGGCGATGGAACCATGCTGAATGCGGCCCGGTTAGTGGAGCCACGTTCGACCCCGATCCTAGGTGTAAATATGGGGGGCCTCGGGTTTTTGACCGAGGTAAACGTGGAAGAAATGTTTGAATCCTTGGAAAAGGTGTTTGCCCAACAGTTTCAACTCGATACCCGCCTACGGCTGGAAGCTCGAATCGCCCACCTAAAGGGAGAGGATGAACAATGCACCGCTCTTAACGATATTGTGGTTAGTAAAGGTGACATTGGGCGGATGATCAAAACCCACATCCAAATTGACAAACAGTTTGTCACCCATCTCCGAGGCGATGGGGTGATCGTGGCATCACCCACAGGCTCCACGGCGTATAGCATGTCCTCCGGGGGGCCAATACTTGATCCATCATTAGAAACCTTACTACTCACCCCCATTAGCCCGCATACCTTAACTCATCGCCCACTTCTCGTGCCGAGTCATGTCTCGCTGGAAATCACGCTCACCAGCGATGATGAGGTTCGCGTCCTCTTTGATGGACAAATTGCCTTTACCATGAACCACGGCGATTCCATTATCATCAGCGCGTCCCCCCATCGCACTCGTCTTATCCGATTCCCAGACCGTACGTACTACGACGTGTTGCGTAACAAACTCAAATGGGGAAATGGGTAA
- a CDS encoding DnaJ domain-containing protein, with product MAFDERAKARYFRGMRRRIIELKSKFETSMDFAIDTMMLEREESYFVVEKGLEEVERMIGIIEEELDEVVELNHAQRLEARLEFVEDRFEEFDSEIYQRPKRRRRKINLFDFFKKATGGMGGDPTASHGEINSHEQAYQALGLEFGASMAAITRAFRLRAKKLHPDFNKGDRSDEPELRRIIEAYQYLRADSTIPRTEAQGTESQNWSGMNE from the coding sequence ATGGCATTTGATGAGCGTGCCAAGGCCCGCTACTTTCGAGGGATGCGTCGGCGAATCATTGAGTTGAAGTCAAAGTTTGAAACAAGCATGGACTTTGCGATTGACACGATGATGTTGGAGCGCGAGGAAAGCTATTTTGTGGTGGAGAAGGGACTCGAGGAAGTTGAGCGGATGATTGGGATCATTGAGGAGGAATTGGATGAGGTGGTGGAGCTCAATCATGCCCAACGGTTAGAGGCGAGGCTGGAATTTGTGGAAGACCGCTTCGAGGAATTCGACAGCGAAATTTATCAGCGCCCCAAGCGCCGTCGTCGAAAAATAAATCTGTTTGATTTTTTTAAGAAGGCCACAGGCGGGATGGGAGGCGATCCCACGGCTTCTCACGGTGAAATTAATTCGCACGAACAGGCTTATCAGGCGCTGGGGTTGGAATTTGGAGCTTCCATGGCTGCGATCACCCGAGCTTTTCGGCTACGAGCGAAAAAGCTCCATCCTGATTTTAATAAGGGCGACCGTAGCGATGAACCAGAGTTACGTCGTATCATCGAAGCCTATCAATACCTTCGCGCCGACTCGACTATTCCCAGAACCGAAGCCCAGGGCACCGAATCTCAAAATTGGTCCGGGATGAATGAGTGA
- a CDS encoding acetyl-CoA carboxylase carboxyltransferase subunit alpha produces MRDFLDFEKPLKELEERIEKVSKSSSEKKGVPRLLRMLQGQLAKKETEIFGNLTPWQQAQLARHPQRPSALKYIETFCQDFVELHGDRTFGDDQAIVGGLATFGDRTICVIGQEKGQGVKARVKRNFGMPNPEGYRKALRIMKLAEKFDRPIVTFIDTPGAYPGVGAEERGQAEAIARNLFVMARLQVPIVAVITGEGGSGGALALGVADRVLILENSIYSVISPEGCAAILWNDPAKTAEAAAALKMNGAELLKLGIVDEVIPEPIGGAHRDPDLTAQHLSKSIQTHLKQLESLKKDKLVAAREEKFRRMSALADS; encoded by the coding sequence ATGCGCGATTTCTTGGATTTCGAAAAACCTCTCAAGGAACTGGAAGAACGGATTGAAAAAGTCAGTAAGTCCAGTTCCGAAAAAAAAGGCGTGCCGCGCCTGCTCCGCATGCTGCAAGGGCAACTTGCCAAAAAAGAAACGGAAATTTTTGGAAATCTGACACCCTGGCAACAAGCGCAACTCGCCCGTCATCCCCAACGCCCTTCCGCACTCAAATATATCGAGACCTTTTGCCAGGACTTTGTGGAACTGCATGGAGATCGAACTTTTGGAGACGATCAAGCCATTGTAGGCGGACTTGCCACATTTGGAGATCGCACCATCTGCGTCATCGGCCAAGAAAAAGGCCAAGGCGTCAAAGCCCGGGTGAAACGAAATTTTGGCATGCCCAACCCCGAAGGGTATCGAAAGGCTCTGCGCATCATGAAACTCGCAGAAAAGTTCGACCGGCCCATTGTCACCTTCATCGATACTCCAGGGGCGTATCCCGGTGTAGGGGCAGAAGAACGCGGACAAGCCGAAGCCATTGCGCGCAATCTTTTTGTGATGGCCAGGCTCCAAGTCCCGATTGTCGCGGTGATTACTGGTGAAGGAGGAAGCGGGGGCGCATTAGCACTCGGTGTCGCAGACCGTGTCCTGATTTTAGAAAACTCGATTTACTCCGTGATTTCTCCGGAAGGCTGTGCGGCCATTTTGTGGAACGACCCAGCCAAAACCGCCGAAGCCGCCGCCGCGCTCAAGATGAACGGAGCGGAACTCTTAAAACTTGGTATTGTCGATGAAGTGATTCCCGAACCTATCGGCGGTGCCCATCGAGATCCAGACCTAACGGCCCAGCATTTGTCCAAATCCATCCAAACCCATCTCAAGCAGTTAGAAAGCCTCAAAAAGGACAAGCTCGTCGCAGCGCGCGAAGAAAAGTTCCGGCGCATGTCAGCGTTGGCCGACTCTTGA
- the dnaE gene encoding DNA polymerase III subunit alpha, which produces MPTKSEFVHLHLHTHYSLLDGANQLTPLLNQVNHFGQSAVAMTDHGNLFGAIEFYQKAKAQGVKPIVGCEAYLAPGHRGQREGLLAHNDYYHLILLATNLKGYHNLIKLSSKAYLEGFYYKPRMDKELLQEHHEGIIALSGCLSGEVPQLISKEDMEAASRTAGEYQEIFGKDHYYLEVQANGLEQQLIANRGLIEIHKKLGIPMAGTNDCHYLNKEDARPHEIMLCLQTGKTLKDTNRMKFDTDQLYVKSTEEMVAEFAELPEAVLNTSRIAELCNLDLSFGTTYLPHYHPPEGMNREQYLQKLAEEGLAERLNTRPSSIPREAYHLRLQEELAVLSTMGYAGYFLIVWDIIKFARSRGIPVGPGRGSAAGSLIAYALRITDLDPLAYNLLFERFLNPERVSMPDIDMDFCQDRRGEVINYVIDKYGDDHVCQIITFGTLGAKAAIRDVGRVLDIPYSEVDKVAKLVPTQLNITLKDALAQEPKLQEMIDSDPRMTELMATAQSLEGLARHASTHAAGVVISQEPLMEHVPLYKTANDEIVTQYSMTDIEKVGLVKFDFLGLKTLTMIQHAVAMVNQKRPADQALNLDTLLPNDDATYALLASGKTTGIFQLESSGMRNLLVRIKPECFEDLIAILALYRPGPLESGMVEDFIKRKRDPSKIEYDPPELEPLLKETYGVIVYQEQVMAIANRMAGFSLGQADLLRRAMGKKKHEEMAKQKELFIEGSTKNGFTAKKAEKIFDQMAYFAGYGFNKSHSAAYALVTFQTAYLKANYPVEFMAALLTIEMGNTDKMVGYFTECRELGIPILPPDVNESQKNFTVVGNSIRFGLAAIKNVGAGAVESIITTRDAGGPFSSFFDFCSRIDSQKVNKRVSEGLIKVGAFDSTKAVRAQLMAGMDQILDEAAAIQRERALGQTSLFAAFDEATTSTTSPGNTWSRPLPQVAEWSQEQLLQYERQLTGFYITAHPLAQHAEAIRLLSTHHTGTLHEAPEGKDIKLCGVIASIKGTTTKKGDRMAYLQIEDLQGLVEVIVFPQLFKDSEQFIVTDTVIHITGTVDKMDNGARIKATKLEPLSELQAKSVKRVTVRIKEHEDTWGHLPKLQEVLRKHPGGAPISFQFLLHSNVEAESTSIPDLMVMPSEHLVNDVEQILGKESVTFHHA; this is translated from the coding sequence GTGCCCACCAAATCTGAATTCGTTCATCTTCATCTGCATACTCATTACAGCCTGTTGGATGGTGCCAATCAGCTGACCCCTTTATTGAATCAGGTCAACCATTTTGGGCAATCCGCCGTGGCGATGACCGATCATGGGAATTTATTCGGGGCGATTGAATTCTATCAAAAAGCCAAAGCCCAAGGGGTCAAACCCATTGTGGGCTGCGAAGCCTACCTTGCTCCCGGTCATCGCGGGCAACGCGAGGGACTCCTGGCCCATAACGACTACTACCACCTGATTCTCCTCGCGACAAACCTGAAGGGTTACCACAACCTCATCAAGCTTTCGAGCAAAGCCTACCTCGAAGGATTCTATTACAAACCACGCATGGACAAGGAACTCCTTCAGGAACATCATGAAGGCATTATTGCCTTATCAGGGTGCCTGAGTGGTGAAGTCCCTCAACTCATTAGCAAAGAAGACATGGAGGCCGCCAGCCGGACGGCCGGCGAATATCAGGAAATTTTTGGAAAGGATCATTATTACCTCGAGGTCCAAGCCAACGGTTTGGAGCAGCAACTCATTGCCAATCGGGGACTCATCGAGATTCACAAAAAACTCGGCATCCCCATGGCCGGCACCAACGATTGCCACTATCTCAATAAAGAGGATGCCAGGCCACACGAAATTATGCTGTGTTTGCAAACCGGCAAGACCTTAAAAGATACCAACCGCATGAAGTTCGACACGGACCAACTCTATGTGAAGTCCACAGAAGAAATGGTGGCCGAATTCGCCGAACTGCCCGAAGCCGTGCTCAACACCAGTCGGATCGCGGAACTGTGTAACCTCGATTTATCCTTTGGCACGACCTACCTTCCTCACTATCATCCGCCGGAAGGCATGAATCGGGAACAATATCTGCAAAAACTTGCCGAAGAAGGCCTAGCCGAACGCCTGAATACGCGTCCGTCGAGCATCCCTCGGGAAGCCTATCACCTTCGACTTCAGGAGGAATTGGCCGTGCTCTCCACCATGGGCTACGCGGGATACTTCCTTATCGTCTGGGACATTATCAAATTCGCTCGGTCACGCGGAATCCCCGTTGGCCCGGGCCGCGGATCGGCTGCCGGTAGTCTCATTGCCTATGCGTTGCGCATCACAGATCTCGACCCCCTAGCTTACAATCTCCTCTTTGAACGATTCCTAAATCCGGAACGGGTGAGCATGCCTGATATCGACATGGACTTTTGCCAAGACCGGCGAGGAGAAGTTATCAACTACGTCATCGATAAATACGGCGACGACCATGTCTGCCAGATCATCACTTTTGGAACCCTTGGCGCCAAAGCCGCAATTCGCGATGTGGGTCGGGTGCTGGACATTCCCTATTCCGAAGTGGATAAAGTCGCCAAACTCGTGCCCACGCAGTTGAATATCACCTTGAAAGATGCGTTAGCCCAGGAACCCAAACTACAAGAGATGATAGATAGCGATCCGCGCATGACGGAATTGATGGCCACCGCACAATCACTTGAAGGGCTGGCGCGACATGCGTCCACCCATGCGGCAGGCGTAGTAATTTCCCAAGAACCGCTGATGGAACATGTGCCGCTGTACAAAACGGCCAATGACGAAATCGTGACACAGTATTCCATGACCGACATCGAAAAGGTCGGGCTCGTCAAATTCGACTTCCTCGGACTCAAGACGCTCACCATGATTCAACATGCCGTGGCCATGGTGAACCAGAAACGTCCGGCCGACCAAGCCCTTAATTTGGATACCCTGCTCCCCAATGACGATGCCACCTATGCGTTACTGGCTTCTGGAAAAACTACCGGCATTTTTCAGTTGGAAAGTTCAGGGATGCGCAATTTATTGGTGCGCATTAAACCGGAATGCTTTGAAGACCTCATCGCCATCCTGGCTCTCTATCGACCTGGACCTTTGGAAAGCGGCATGGTCGAGGATTTCATCAAACGCAAACGCGATCCCTCAAAAATTGAATATGACCCGCCGGAGCTTGAGCCCCTCCTCAAAGAAACCTACGGAGTCATCGTATACCAAGAACAGGTCATGGCCATCGCCAACCGCATGGCTGGATTCAGCTTGGGACAAGCCGATTTGCTTCGCCGCGCCATGGGAAAGAAAAAACATGAGGAGATGGCCAAGCAAAAAGAACTGTTTATTGAAGGGTCCACCAAGAATGGGTTTACCGCCAAGAAGGCCGAAAAGATTTTCGATCAAATGGCCTACTTTGCAGGCTACGGCTTTAATAAATCCCATTCCGCCGCTTATGCGCTAGTGACATTTCAAACGGCTTACCTCAAAGCCAATTATCCCGTGGAATTTATGGCCGCTCTGCTCACCATCGAAATGGGCAACACAGATAAAATGGTGGGCTATTTCACCGAATGCAGGGAACTCGGCATCCCGATTCTTCCACCCGACGTCAACGAAAGCCAAAAGAATTTCACCGTCGTGGGGAACAGTATCCGGTTTGGACTTGCCGCGATCAAAAACGTCGGGGCAGGCGCGGTAGAATCGATTATTACCACCCGTGATGCGGGTGGGCCCTTCTCCTCATTTTTTGATTTTTGTAGCCGCATCGACTCACAAAAGGTCAACAAACGGGTATCGGAAGGACTCATCAAAGTCGGAGCCTTCGATTCGACCAAAGCCGTTCGCGCGCAACTCATGGCGGGAATGGATCAAATTCTAGACGAAGCCGCAGCCATTCAGCGGGAACGCGCGCTAGGGCAAACCAGTTTATTCGCCGCCTTCGATGAAGCGACCACCTCTACTACCTCGCCCGGCAACACCTGGTCGCGCCCGTTACCCCAAGTCGCGGAATGGTCGCAAGAACAACTCCTCCAATACGAACGACAGCTCACAGGGTTTTACATTACCGCCCACCCACTGGCTCAGCATGCGGAAGCCATTCGGCTTCTATCCACGCATCATACAGGCACCCTTCACGAAGCGCCGGAAGGCAAAGACATCAAACTCTGTGGCGTCATTGCCAGCATCAAGGGCACCACCACCAAAAAAGGCGACCGCATGGCCTACCTGCAAATTGAAGACTTGCAGGGGCTGGTCGAAGTCATCGTCTTTCCGCAACTCTTTAAAGATTCCGAACAATTCATCGTCACCGACACGGTGATTCATATCACCGGGACGGTAGATAAAATGGATAACGGCGCCCGCATCAAAGCCACCAAACTAGAACCACTCAGTGAGTTGCAGGCTAAATCCGTGAAACGGGTCACCGTGCGCATCAAGGAACATGAAGATACCTGGGGACATCTTCCCAAACTCCAAGAAGTCCTTCGTAAACATCCCGGTGGGGCTCCCATTTCTTTTCAATTTCTATTACACTCGAATGTGGAGGCCGAGAGTACCTCCATTCCTGATCTGATGGTCATGCCCAGCGAACACTTGGTCAATGACGTGGAACAAATTTTAGGAAAAGAATCCGTGACCTTTCACCACGCCTAA
- a CDS encoding MoaD/ThiS family protein, protein MVTVRVFGQNLLPCVEDPEMECELTGTPTVREFLEGDPEKFGGLLEFLKKGELMVTLNQKISTLETKLKDGDVLKLTHQFNPTLEGAMWQNP, encoded by the coding sequence ATGGTCACGGTAAGAGTTTTTGGACAAAACTTGCTGCCCTGCGTGGAAGATCCTGAAATGGAATGTGAACTCACAGGGACCCCAACGGTCCGTGAATTTTTAGAAGGCGATCCCGAGAAATTTGGCGGCTTGCTGGAGTTTCTGAAAAAAGGCGAGTTGATGGTGACCCTGAACCAAAAAATTTCAACTCTGGAGACAAAGCTAAAGGACGGGGATGTGTTGAAGTTGACGCATCAGTTTAATCCGACGTTGGAAGGCGCGATGTGGCAAAATCCATAA
- a CDS encoding arsenate reductase family protein, whose amino-acid sequence MAHITIYQKPTCSTCRKVIKLVEESGQPFTAINYYEKPLTKTRLKELLKKGGLTAKDVMRAKEDIYKSLNLAKTDKSEDELIDLMIKHPDLLQRPLVEKGNKVIMARPPETIEEIL is encoded by the coding sequence ATGGCACACATTACCATTTATCAAAAACCAACATGTTCCACTTGTAGAAAAGTCATTAAACTGGTTGAAGAAAGCGGACAACCTTTTACCGCCATCAATTATTACGAGAAGCCCTTGACCAAAACGAGACTTAAGGAGTTACTTAAAAAAGGTGGGTTGACAGCCAAAGACGTGATGAGGGCCAAGGAAGATATTTATAAATCACTCAACCTGGCCAAGACGGACAAATCCGAAGACGAACTCATTGATCTTATGATCAAGCATCCAGACCTCCTCCAACGCCCATTAGTGGAAAAAGGTAATAAGGTCATCATGGCCCGTCCACCAGAGACCATTGAAGAAATTCTGTAA
- a CDS encoding c-type cytochrome, producing MNRLLGILISFGLVMGFATIGWAGNPTGYGQAGGEFDITISRVPAGEKAKARKMKPPFEATPEILAEGKKIFLGVGGCVSCHGPEGKGDGQAASNLPIQPRNFTNPKFKKLRKPGELMWVLKNGSMGQTGKVPGTGMLPVVQPKGFITEEQGWKALLYELSLGGK from the coding sequence GTGAACAGGTTGTTGGGAATTTTGATCAGTTTTGGGTTGGTGATGGGCTTCGCAACCATAGGATGGGCAGGAAATCCCACGGGATACGGGCAAGCAGGAGGCGAATTTGACATTACCATTTCGAGGGTACCTGCCGGTGAAAAAGCCAAAGCCCGAAAAATGAAACCACCCTTCGAGGCAACGCCTGAAATTCTGGCCGAAGGGAAAAAAATATTTTTAGGAGTCGGAGGCTGCGTGAGCTGTCACGGACCGGAGGGCAAAGGCGATGGCCAAGCCGCGAGCAATCTCCCAATCCAACCAAGAAATTTCACGAACCCAAAATTCAAAAAACTGCGTAAGCCCGGCGAACTCATGTGGGTACTGAAAAACGGTAGCATGGGCCAAACCGGCAAAGTGCCTGGCACTGGTATGCTCCCAGTGGTGCAACCCAAAGGATTCATCACCGAAGAGCAAGGGTGGAAAGCGCTGTTATACGAACTCAGTTTGGGGGGCAAATAG